In Candidatus Bathyarchaeota archaeon, one DNA window encodes the following:
- a CDS encoding V-type ATP synthase subunit B — METEQSGMIYKTTSEIKGPILMVEGVKGVAFDEIVNIRRPTGEIVTGSVLDVSRDWAMVQCFGDTSGMDLNVQIRFTGETLKIPMSEELIGRVFSGSFQPLDGIPVPLSTDRRDVNGGTINPAARDVPSEFIQTGISAIDGMNSLVRGQKLPIFSESGLPHNVMAAQIARQATIPGQETDFAIVFGAMGIKNEEADYFRAEFEKTGALSKSVLVLNLADDPPIERIVTPRIAQTIAEYLAFDLGMHVLVILTDMTNYAEALRTISIAREEVPTRKGYPGYLYSDLATIYERAGRIQGRPGSVTLMPILSMPAGDKTHPVPDLTGYITEGQLILERELSLRGIYPPMNPLPSLSRLMKDGIGEETTREDHQDVSNQLYMAYAEGTRARGLVRIVGEVGLSDRERTWLRFADRFEQEFVNQGPYENRSIEQTLGVAWDLLSILPEEDLIRIRENYITKYHPAHKSEK; from the coding sequence ATGGAAACCGAACAATCAGGGATGATTTACAAGACCACCAGTGAAATCAAGGGCCCGATTCTTATGGTGGAGGGGGTCAAAGGAGTCGCTTTTGATGAGATTGTGAACATCAGGAGACCCACTGGAGAAATAGTGACTGGTTCTGTTTTGGACGTTAGCAGGGACTGGGCAATGGTTCAGTGTTTTGGGGACACCAGCGGGATGGACCTAAACGTCCAGATAAGGTTCACCGGGGAGACTCTAAAGATTCCAATGAGTGAGGAGCTCATCGGCAGGGTCTTCAGCGGCAGCTTCCAGCCCCTAGACGGCATACCTGTCCCACTGAGCACAGACCGGAGAGATGTAAATGGCGGGACCATCAACCCTGCAGCCAGAGATGTCCCTAGCGAGTTCATCCAGACCGGGATCAGCGCCATCGACGGTATGAACAGCCTCGTCCGTGGCCAGAAGCTTCCCATCTTCAGCGAGTCAGGTCTGCCTCACAACGTGATGGCCGCCCAGATCGCACGGCAGGCTACTATCCCCGGCCAAGAGACTGACTTCGCCATTGTCTTTGGGGCCATGGGAATAAAAAATGAGGAAGCAGACTATTTCAGAGCGGAGTTCGAGAAAACCGGGGCTCTGAGCAAGTCCGTTCTCGTTCTCAACCTCGCGGATGACCCACCAATCGAACGTATCGTCACCCCCCGTATCGCCCAGACTATCGCAGAATACCTCGCATTCGACTTGGGGATGCACGTCCTCGTCATCCTAACCGACATGACCAACTACGCGGAGGCACTCCGAACGATCAGCATCGCGAGGGAGGAGGTTCCTACTCGTAAAGGTTATCCAGGCTACCTCTACAGCGACCTCGCTACTATCTACGAAAGGGCGGGCAGGATACAGGGTAGACCAGGCTCTGTAACCCTGATGCCTATACTTTCAATGCCTGCAGGGGATAAGACTCATCCAGTCCCGGACCTTACAGGCTATATCACTGAGGGGCAGCTTATTTTGGAGCGGGAACTTAGCCTCAGAGGAATCTACCCCCCAATGAATCCTCTCCCGAGTCTCAGCAGACTCATGAAAGATGGCATCGGTGAGGAGACCACTCGAGAGGATCACCAGGACGTTTCCAACCAGCTCTACATGGCTTACGCTGAGGGTACAAGAGCCCGCGGTTTAGTCCGAATCGTCGGAGAGGTGGGTCTAAGCGACAGGGAAAGGACGTGGCTAAGATTCGCTGACCGTTTCGAGCAAGAATTCGTGAATCAAGGTCCATACGAGAATAGGAGCATCGAGCAGACCCTGGGAGTAGCCTGGGACTTACTCTCAATTCTCCCCGAGGAGGACCTAATACGCATCAGGGAGAATTATATCACAAAGTACCACCCGGCTCACAAGAGTGAAAAATAG
- a CDS encoding complex I subunit 5 family protein produces the protein MINGLLAFVVFLPIISAPIIYVLRKRFGESLDWGPFIILLFITLITAPLVLTAHKHNLLEEYLWTTTPVKLTFGLLGDGLSVPILFTMIFVFAFSVLFSIPYMRRRMKRGDIVESDGKYAIYYTFYLLYVGSVLGSILSTNLIEFYLFFECAVVFSWFLIFIFGYGKREKISLTYFIWTSVGALFLLTGMLFAYQYIGSFEIADLWRISESPIGTWIGLAFTLGILVKIGALGLHGWLPSTYGEAPTPVSAVLGATSVVLGTYSLARLLVPFREVMFGISGWLELWALLTILYAGVMALRQSDTKGLVAYLSMSQMNYCFLGVFTYVFHGVLGAVSYSISHGLAISLLFLVSGAILYRTGTRNMDELGGLAEKLPSSMIAILVGFLTIGGLPPSVGFKSKFILLTGAFERALVSSPLEWIIAILAATVATIVTVAYEFKTVWRVFYGKLPKQFDDLRQEPIPMIVALFAMSSLLILFGIWPIIITKPLEVFFEHLPWG, from the coding sequence ATGATTAATGGTTTGCTGGCGTTTGTGGTTTTCTTACCAATAATATCTGCGCCAATCATCTATGTTCTGAGGAAAAGATTCGGTGAAAGCCTTGATTGGGGGCCGTTCATCATCTTACTCTTCATAACATTGATAACGGCTCCCCTTGTGTTGACGGCTCATAAGCACAACCTCCTTGAAGAATACCTATGGACGACGACACCGGTGAAACTTACGTTTGGACTACTTGGAGATGGGCTGAGCGTTCCAATACTCTTCACAATGATCTTCGTTTTTGCATTCTCCGTGTTATTCTCCATTCCGTATATGAGACGTCGGATGAAAAGAGGGGATATTGTGGAGAGTGATGGTAAATATGCTATTTACTACACCTTTTATTTACTGTATGTGGGGAGCGTTCTAGGGTCTATCCTCTCGACCAACCTCATTGAGTTCTACCTTTTCTTCGAGTGTGCGGTGGTGTTTTCATGGTTCCTTATTTTCATCTTTGGCTATGGTAAACGTGAAAAAATATCTCTGACCTATTTTATCTGGACCAGTGTGGGGGCGCTTTTCCTACTTACAGGGATGTTATTTGCTTACCAGTATATCGGAAGCTTTGAAATCGCTGATCTATGGAGAATATCGGAAAGTCCGATAGGAACTTGGATCGGTTTAGCATTCACCCTAGGGATCCTTGTAAAGATTGGTGCCCTAGGACTCCATGGCTGGCTCCCAAGCACCTATGGAGAGGCCCCTACCCCTGTTAGTGCGGTCCTGGGGGCGACATCCGTTGTGCTAGGGACGTACTCCTTAGCAAGGCTGCTCGTCCCCTTCCGTGAGGTCATGTTCGGGATTAGTGGCTGGCTTGAACTCTGGGCACTACTGACGATTCTCTACGCCGGTGTCATGGCCTTGAGGCAGAGTGACACAAAGGGTTTAGTAGCTTACTTAAGCATGAGCCAGATGAACTATTGCTTTCTAGGCGTTTTTACTTATGTGTTCCACGGTGTCCTTGGGGCTGTTTCATATAGTATCAGCCACGGACTCGCCATTTCCCTGCTCTTTTTGGTATCCGGAGCCATACTGTATAGGACAGGTACACGAAATATGGATGAGCTAGGAGGATTAGCCGAAAAGTTACCCTCATCCATGATCGCAATCCTTGTGGGCTTCCTAACCATTGGAGGTCTTCCACCCTCGGTTGGATTTAAGTCAAAATTTATACTCCTCACTGGCGCCTTTGAGAGAGCTCTTGTTAGCTCCCCTCTCGAATGGATAATTGCGATACTAGCGGCGACAGTAGCTACTATAGTTACAGTCGCTTACGAATTTAAGACAGTATGGAGGGTATTCTACGGCAAGTTACCGAAACAATTCGATGATTTAAGGCAAGAACCCATTCCAATGATCGTAGCTTTATTTGCAATGAGCTCCCTACTCATATTATTCGGCATCTGGCCCATTATCATTACAAAACCACTAGAGGTGTTCTTTGAACATTTACCGTGGGGATAA
- a CDS encoding V-type ATP synthase subunit F produces MSVAVIGPPSFITTFELIGAAGFESSSGDAVAQTLDRLVNEGQFQFIVIPERFAIQTRPVREAVMSKGEITPVFALIPDFTMETGMRMEELQEVVSLAIGTRLEL; encoded by the coding sequence ATGAGTGTTGCCGTAATAGGACCCCCCTCCTTTATCACCACCTTCGAGTTGATTGGGGCTGCGGGTTTTGAGAGCAGCTCCGGGGATGCTGTAGCGCAGACTTTGGATCGTCTCGTCAACGAGGGTCAATTTCAATTCATAGTAATCCCTGAGCGCTTTGCAATACAGACACGACCCGTCCGGGAGGCTGTTATGAGTAAGGGGGAGATTACGCCTGTCTTCGCCCTCATCCCTGACTTCACGATGGAGACTGGGATGAGAATGGAGGAGCTCCAGGAAGTTGTTTCCCTTGCTATTGGAACACGTTTAGAGCTGTGA
- a CDS encoding V-type ATP synthase subunit E — MSKSTMDLEANLIERVIEQRNKLLEDAENKVRTIKRSGVEEVARILANSEAEILSMIGSDLNATRDRIIGAAQLEGRKVILLTRQSILVGIFDKVLERLQGVAMGGEATVDKGRVLISLITEAATAIGGEEFIISANKADLEYLEKNLGNIHMALKKSIGEIRISVDSDPLNVVGGVVVRNSDGNKTYHNTFEGRLANVRARLESEIAENLGVL; from the coding sequence ATGAGCAAATCCACCATGGATCTCGAGGCCAATCTCATCGAAAGAGTTATCGAGCAAAGGAACAAACTCCTAGAGGATGCAGAAAACAAAGTTAGAACGATTAAAAGGTCGGGCGTAGAGGAGGTGGCCCGTATTCTCGCTAACTCTGAGGCGGAGATCCTCAGTATGATCGGCTCTGATCTCAACGCCACGAGAGACAGGATAATTGGGGCAGCCCAACTTGAGGGCAGGAAGGTCATCCTGCTAACCCGCCAGTCCATTCTAGTTGGAATCTTCGATAAAGTTCTAGAGAGGCTCCAAGGTGTGGCAATGGGAGGCGAGGCCACTGTTGACAAAGGTCGGGTCCTCATCTCGCTAATCACAGAGGCTGCCACCGCAATTGGCGGCGAGGAATTCATTATTTCAGCGAACAAGGCTGACCTTGAGTATCTTGAAAAAAACTTAGGTAATATCCATATGGCTTTAAAGAAATCGATAGGTGAGATTAGAATCAGCGTTGACTCGGATCCCCTCAACGTCGTTGGGGGTGTTGTTGTTAGGAATAGCGACGGTAATAAGACCTACCATAACACCTTTGAGGGCAGGCTTGCAAACGTTAGGGCGAGGCTCGAGTCCGAGATCGCCGAAAATCTAGGAGTGCTGTAA
- a CDS encoding V-type ATPase subunit, with product MKMGLHYVVIRSHALIADLLAPEEMGKLAEQGSIVDFIEKLSGTIYGTIIVGERGDPSIALEKEFYLRFIERMTKIVDITPKKMGAFLQAYYYLRFETLNLKRILRGKFSELPMETIKSYLVPMEPYQTPDYEGLVEADSIEETVKMLQGTPYAGIEASLEVARRYDAIWPMEQALNQLYAITVLESLDSLSRTDRSLVRSILTFEVNIENLLNAIKHRRHRKDDLEAKKIEELFPITFDIDLKKIKALIHAEDLNEAIDDLGDPYTKILSPIYTGDVALIRARVRRYIYEIVSNRRAAKNFGFNVIMAYLIFSELEKDDLVGIAWGITQGITADEMTKYLSVSGR from the coding sequence ATGAAAATGGGCCTCCACTATGTAGTGATTAGGAGCCACGCTCTCATAGCTGACCTTTTGGCCCCAGAGGAGATGGGCAAGCTCGCAGAGCAAGGGTCTATCGTGGACTTTATCGAGAAACTCTCGGGGACTATCTACGGCACCATAATAGTCGGGGAGAGGGGCGATCCCTCCATCGCCCTGGAAAAGGAGTTCTATCTCAGGTTCATCGAGAGGATGACTAAAATCGTGGATATCACTCCAAAAAAGATGGGGGCGTTCCTCCAAGCCTACTACTATTTGAGGTTTGAGACCCTCAACCTCAAGAGGATCCTCAGGGGCAAGTTCAGTGAACTCCCTATGGAGACCATCAAAAGTTATCTCGTTCCCATGGAGCCCTACCAAACCCCAGATTATGAGGGGCTGGTGGAGGCAGATAGCATCGAGGAGACCGTGAAGATGCTCCAGGGGACACCCTACGCTGGAATCGAGGCGAGCTTGGAGGTCGCCCGACGGTACGATGCCATTTGGCCCATGGAGCAAGCGCTCAATCAGCTATACGCCATCACCGTGCTTGAGTCTCTGGATTCTCTTTCTAGGACCGATAGATCCCTAGTTAGGAGTATATTGACGTTCGAGGTCAACATCGAGAACCTCCTAAATGCGATTAAGCACAGGAGGCACAGGAAGGATGACTTAGAGGCCAAAAAGATCGAGGAACTCTTTCCTATCACTTTTGACATTGACCTCAAAAAGATCAAGGCCCTAATCCATGCAGAGGATCTCAATGAGGCCATTGATGACCTCGGAGATCCCTATACCAAGATACTCTCCCCAATATACACGGGTGACGTCGCATTGATCAGGGCTAGGGTCCGGAGGTACATCTACGAGATCGTTAGTAATCGCCGAGCCGCGAAGAACTTCGGATTCAATGTGATTATGGCGTACCTGATCTTCAGTGAGCTCGAAAAAGACGACCTCGTCGGGATAGCTTGGGGAATAACTCAGGGGATCACTGCTGACGAAATGACTAAATATCTCTCGGTTTCTGGGCGATGA
- a CDS encoding ATP synthase subunit C: MSLLPPVIAIGVTMLAGAWCFTQGGIIGASAEVEGKGTVWGTALSAFGAFLMVVDLLFVLVITFGGEGGMIPESAWPLLTGAMTMIGASFAAALAIMVAAKAGAAMITERPELSIWSLLFIALGEGLAIYGLIVAILLSSG; the protein is encoded by the coding sequence GTGTCCCTATTACCACCTGTGATCGCGATCGGAGTAACGATGCTGGCGGGCGCATGGTGTTTTACGCAGGGAGGAATCATTGGAGCCTCAGCAGAGGTTGAGGGAAAAGGCACCGTTTGGGGAACTGCCCTAAGTGCCTTTGGAGCATTCCTGATGGTCGTAGATCTTCTCTTCGTTTTAGTGATAACCTTTGGAGGTGAAGGTGGCATGATTCCTGAATCGGCTTGGCCTCTCCTGACAGGAGCGATGACAATGATTGGCGCTAGCTTTGCTGCAGCACTAGCTATAATGGTGGCTGCAAAGGCAGGCGCGGCGATGATCACCGAGAGACCTGAGCTCTCGATCTGGTCACTGCTTTTCATCGCCCTTGGAGAGGGTTTGGCCATTTACGGATTGATCGTGGCTATCCTGCTAAGCAGCGGATAG
- a CDS encoding V-type ATP synthase subunit A produces the protein MSIIGTIERINGSLIVAHFDEEPKIGDLTEVGDLRLMGEIVRLSGETAYIQCFEATSGLRPGEPVADLGVPLVAELGPGLMGRIVDGVERSETELWELTGPFVSRGTNISPLNREAKWRFEAKVKPGDKVEGGNVLGVVQETVSFEHRVLVPLKQSGTIKSIMSGEFTVTDVIGEIATSSGIVPIKMMQTWPVRIPRPIKERLPLEMPLMTGQRVIDTFFPVAKGGAAAIPGGFGTGKTVTLQQVAKWSDADIIIYIGCGERGNEMADVVAHFPELEDPRSGSKLIERTVIIANVSNMPVSAREASIYMGVTIGEFYRDMGYDVAIMADSTSRWAEALRDISGRLEEIPAEAGFPAYLSDRIAQIYERTGRGVVMGDGRKLGSLTLIGAVSPPGGDFSEPVTTHTLRFIGTFWALDTDLAYRRHFPAINWLRSFTRYLEVAARWWASLDPGWEESRTQALRLLEEASEIEETARIIGEKALPDEQRLVLLLAEMLREGFLVQSAFHDVDTYCEAEKQTALLKVFIEFYTKVDPLVKSGVPIEQVREMDIVTELMRLKERAGVEPIEQASKAILRQRDALAERYEVKL, from the coding sequence ATGTCAATTATTGGAACAATCGAGAGAATTAATGGATCCCTCATCGTTGCCCATTTCGACGAGGAGCCAAAGATCGGCGACCTTACCGAGGTCGGGGACCTCAGACTTATGGGAGAGATAGTTAGGCTCAGCGGGGAGACCGCTTATATACAGTGCTTCGAGGCAACTAGCGGTCTCAGACCCGGGGAGCCGGTTGCAGACCTCGGAGTCCCCCTTGTCGCTGAACTCGGTCCTGGCCTTATGGGCCGGATCGTGGACGGCGTGGAGAGGTCAGAGACGGAGCTTTGGGAACTTACGGGGCCCTTTGTCTCCAGAGGGACTAATATCTCGCCCCTCAATAGGGAGGCAAAATGGAGATTTGAGGCTAAGGTCAAACCCGGTGACAAGGTAGAGGGGGGTAATGTCCTTGGGGTTGTCCAGGAGACGGTGTCCTTTGAGCACAGGGTGCTAGTACCCCTTAAACAGTCAGGCACCATCAAATCAATCATGTCGGGGGAGTTCACCGTTACCGACGTCATTGGAGAGATTGCAACCAGCTCAGGCATCGTGCCAATCAAAATGATGCAGACCTGGCCAGTGCGGATCCCTAGACCCATCAAAGAACGTCTCCCTCTGGAGATGCCCCTTATGACTGGTCAAAGGGTCATCGACACCTTTTTCCCCGTGGCGAAAGGCGGTGCAGCTGCAATCCCCGGTGGCTTCGGGACAGGCAAGACGGTTACCCTTCAACAGGTTGCCAAGTGGTCTGACGCTGATATCATAATCTATATCGGGTGCGGGGAGAGGGGAAACGAGATGGCCGACGTAGTTGCCCACTTCCCCGAACTCGAGGATCCCCGAAGCGGAAGCAAGCTCATCGAGAGGACGGTCATCATCGCGAACGTCTCTAATATGCCCGTCTCCGCAAGAGAGGCCAGCATCTATATGGGAGTTACCATCGGAGAGTTCTACAGGGACATGGGTTATGACGTCGCTATTATGGCTGACTCTACGTCACGATGGGCTGAAGCTCTCAGGGATATCTCAGGGCGTCTCGAGGAGATCCCTGCTGAGGCAGGTTTCCCCGCCTACCTCTCGGACCGGATCGCCCAGATTTATGAGAGAACAGGCAGGGGCGTCGTTATGGGGGACGGCAGAAAGTTAGGCAGTCTCACGCTTATAGGGGCCGTATCTCCCCCCGGCGGAGACTTTAGTGAACCCGTGACCACCCATACCCTTAGGTTCATTGGTACCTTCTGGGCTTTGGATACAGACCTAGCTTACAGGCGCCACTTCCCGGCTATCAACTGGCTAAGGAGTTTTACGCGTTACTTGGAAGTTGCTGCTCGATGGTGGGCTAGCCTTGATCCTGGGTGGGAAGAATCAAGGACTCAGGCACTAAGGCTATTAGAGGAGGCCTCGGAGATCGAAGAGACCGCCAGGATAATTGGGGAAAAGGCTCTCCCGGACGAGCAGAGGCTCGTGCTACTACTGGCGGAGATGCTCAGGGAGGGCTTCCTTGTTCAAAGCGCATTTCACGATGTCGACACCTATTGCGAGGCTGAGAAGCAGACTGCCCTACTCAAAGTGTTCATTGAGTTCTACACTAAGGTGGACCCCCTCGTGAAGTCGGGTGTACCCATTGAACAGGTGAGGGAAATGGACATCGTCACCGAACTAATGCGCCTCAAGGAGAGGGCCGGAGTCGAGCCCATAGAGCAAGCGAGTAAGGCGATCCTCAGGCAGAGGGACGCCCTCGCGGAGCGGTATGAGGTGAAACTGTAA
- a CDS encoding V-type ATP synthase subunit D: MSATTGIRPTKGFLMEMKRRIGFIEKGTEFLKLKRDHLAKELTSSIDVLKGRRNKLLEELQVAYRGVTAAYISLGPTEVTSQASSLKSGLEIEVLPRATMGVRYPFIKVDKDPQIAGELDITLNEAAEKVMGILKDIIQIAEFEARAERIADELGKTNRKVNALENTIIPRYKAIIKFIEDKLDEEALEELVRMKLIGGALAKRR; the protein is encoded by the coding sequence GTGTCCGCCACCACTGGAATACGGCCCACTAAGGGCTTCCTCATGGAGATGAAACGGAGGATCGGATTCATCGAAAAGGGCACTGAGTTCCTGAAACTGAAGAGGGATCACCTTGCGAAAGAACTCACATCCTCCATTGACGTTCTAAAGGGGCGGAGGAACAAACTCCTAGAGGAGCTCCAGGTAGCCTACAGGGGTGTTACTGCGGCCTATATCAGCTTAGGTCCAACTGAGGTGACGAGTCAGGCGAGTTCTCTCAAGAGCGGCCTTGAAATAGAGGTTCTCCCTAGAGCTACTATGGGTGTAAGGTACCCATTCATCAAGGTAGACAAAGACCCCCAGATCGCTGGGGAGCTAGACATCACGTTGAATGAGGCAGCAGAGAAGGTAATGGGTATTCTCAAGGACATCATCCAGATCGCAGAATTCGAGGCGAGGGCCGAGAGGATCGCGGACGAGCTGGGAAAGACCAACAGGAAGGTGAACGCATTGGAGAACACCATCATACCGAGATATAAGGCAATCATTAAGTTCATCGAAGACAAGCTCGACGAGGAGGCTTTGGAGGAGCTCGTTAGGATGAAGCTCATTGGAGGTGCGTTAGCGAAACGTCGATGA